The DNA region GCCTACTATCGTGCTTTTGTTGTTGCTGGCATGGTTCATCATGTAATAAGTACCGCCCAGCACATACATTACCACTGTTCTGAAATCTGTTTTACGCCCGGTAAAAAACTTGTCCGTTAAGGCCAAAAACGGGGCACCATCTTTTTCCCTCGCTTCAGATATCCGGCGCATCATCGTACAGTTCTCACCCGCTTGCCGCCATATCACATGCTGCATACCTTTATGTGCAAAAAGTTTGTCAAAGTTGGCCTGCAATATATCAATGAACATTTGCCGCACTTCCTGCTCTGCCGAATCCTGGGGCATGGTATACTGCTCAAACAGTTCTTTCCAGTAATCCTCACTAATAATGTAGGCCTTAATCAGGTTGTTCATGCCCTGGTAAACCCGCTGCACCACATCGTGCTTCATGTTTACCTTAATACTTAGCTGGTTAGAGTTTAAACCTTTAAAGCCGTACTTATTAATGTGTTCTTTGGCAGCCCTTAAGAGTTTGCGCCGGGTATTTTTATTGTTCCTCATTTATAAAAGCGTTAATTTTTCTTACTTACAATTGTTAGTTCCCAATTTCTTTTTCACATATGCCCAGCCTTCCAGCACCCGGTCCATCTGTGGTATATCGTGCGTGGCCATTACGCTCTGGCGTATTACCGCGTGTTTTTTAGGTACCGCAGGGTAACCGATCTGGTTGGTGTACACCCCGGCATAGAGCAGCCATTTGCATATCTCTGCATTCATGGCCGCGTTGCCTGTTTTTACCGGCACTATGGCGCTGGCCGAAGTTCCGGTATCAAAGCCCATGCTGTGCAGCCCATCCTTGAGGTGACGGATGTTTACCCAGAGCTTTAGCCGGTTTTGGGGCTCTTCATCAATCAGGTCTATGCTTTTCAGCAAACAGGCCGCCGCCGGTGTTGGCGCTACCGAAAATATGTGCTGCCCGGCCTGGTACTTCAGGTAAGTAATCAGCTCTTCATCACCCACCACATAGCCCCCAACATGGCCAAAGGTTTTGCTAAAGGTGCCGGTAATCACATCTACATCCTGCCAGGCATCATACAGCTCTATTACGCCCCGGCCGGTTTCGCCCAGTACCCCAACGCCATGCGCATCGTCCATCGCCAGTTTGGCACCATACTTTTTACAAAGGAAAACCACATCCTTAAGCGGGCAAATATCTGCAGGCTGGCTGTACACCCCGTCTACTATCACCATCATGGTATCGTACCTGCCGCAGTTCTCTTTCAGCTTGCGTTCCAGGCTCTCCATATTGTTGTGGTAAAAAGGCACATATTTTATTCCCCTTATGCCCTCGTACATGCTGGCATGTATACTGGCATCTACTATAGCAATGGCCCTATCCCCTTTTAGCAAGGCCATTATGGTGGCCGTGTTGGCGGTATAGCCGGTAGTAAACAATATGGCCGCCTGGCGCCTAAAAAATGCGGCTGTCTTTTCTTCCAGTTCCCTATGGAAATCCATATGTCCGCCTATGGCAGGACTGGCGGCTACGCCCATCCCATATTTTTGCATATACTCAACCCCCTTTGCTATTACCTTCGGGTGGATGGCATGGCCCAGGTAATCACTAAATACCATGGCCACATAGTTTTTGGGGCCTTTGCCATCCAGGTTTAGCAGCACTTCGGACCCGCATCCGCTTAAACATTCCTGGCGGTAGTTCCAATGCCCCCGGCTGCGCCAGTTGTCTACATATGCGGCAAAGTGCCGGGCCCACTGGTAAAAATTCTGCCCGGGTATGTATTCGTAATCTTTAAAACTCGCATTCGGAAAATCTAAATAAGGTATGTTCATATTTGTTGGTTTGGTTAGTTTGATGAGCCAAAGGTAATGGCCAATAAAGGGGCAGTGTTGCCCTTTTAGAAAAAATATTTTTAATTAAACAATTGATTTACAATGTATTAAACCAATAAAACAGGCATAACAATTCCATCAGCTTTGGCGTTATACCTGCTTTATTGCGCTAGTGGCCAGAAAGGCCGTATGCGCAAAATGGGTTTTAGAAGAGAGCTGTGAGATTTACGTTAAGTCATGGTTTAATTTGGTTGGTTTTTTTATGGTTTAAAATTTAGTTGTAGGTTAATACAGGGATAGTTTATACTATTTAATCTTTAAACAGGTTATAACTGGCTTTGCCAGCTGCAAACAGCACCAGCAGCAAATCCAGGTTTATTTCGGTTACATCTTCCAGCAGCTGTGTTTCCATTTCGGTAATGAAATCATCCAGGCTAAACTCTGCCTTAAACTGTAAGGTATAAGGGTAATGCCCCACGTTGCGCAGCAGGGTAGAAAGCACCACCAGGTCATCATTGTGCAGGTCTATTTCCACACCATCAGGCATTACCAGCTTATTTGCATTTGCCCAGAAATGGGCCAGTATTATGTTTTTGTCTATCATAGATTTGTTTTATATTTTATCCTTATTTCTGTCTTTCTTTGAAAAATTTTGATGACCGGCGAGCTTAAAAAAACCGGAAGCAGACCAAGCTCCCGGTTTCATAACTAAACTTTATTCATGAAATTGAGATGCGTTAAACCTTTCATATCATAACACTGAAATTGCTTACTTCGTAGCGGCCTAGCGTCTTTCCCGATTCTTCATCGGGAATTATGCAGCCGCCGAGAAGTACAGCTATTTCATTCCTCTCCAACATCCAGCACTTCCTGATAGCTCATCCCATAAAACTTCCCCAGTCTGGTAATCTGGTTATCGTTAGGATATATAAAATCGTCTTCCATCTTAACGTACGTTTCTACATTCATTTTCATATAGTCTGCAAGCTCCTCTGCGGTTTTACCGGCTTGTTCCCGTAGCCTGGCCATCTTCTCGCCTATGGTCATCTTCATCATATGTCTAATTACATTTAAATCAGCCAATCAAGCTATGCTCATTTTTCCAATACCTATTGCACCGGCCTTCAGGGTATCCACCGTTAATTCAACCTGTGTGGCCAGTATTTCCTGCTGCTGGGCCAGCTGGCGCAACAACACGCCCCTGGTTTCCCACCGCTCAAGCTGGTCTTTCAGGTTCTGTATTTCCAGCTGGGCCATTTCATAAAGCAATTTAAAGTCTGGTTCCTGTTCCATATTTATGTTCTGCTATTCCATCTCCTTTTTTCGTTTCAAATAAACCCAACCACTCCAATCCTGGCAGGGGCTGGGTTTAACCTAATTCTTGTGTTACACACACTAAACAGATCTGAGCAAAGTACTTAAGCTCAAATCCTATCGCCGCCCAAAGGGAAAAAAGGCGGCAATACTATCGGGGCAAGGTCAAATCCCCATTACTAACCACTTATTAAATCAAATCTTTATTTCATTTTCAGCCGCAGCACCGTAAAAGAATGCGGTTCCAGTTTTACCTCCAGCTTTTTTCCTTTAGCCACAAAGGCTGATGTTACAGGCTTTACCAGTTCTGGCATTTCAATGCTGTTTACCGCATTCAAATCCCCCTTTAGCACTGTCATTGTACCTTTAGCAGCTGCTTTCAAACCAGCTGCCTCAATAACTTTCAGTTTAGTAGTCCCTGATGGGTTTACCATTTTCAAGATCAGCTCTCCAGCCTTGCGGTCAACCGCGGCACTGGCCCAAACACTGTCCTGCCCGGCAATGCTTTCCCCGTTAACAGTTAAGGGCAGCACCTCCGTTCCGGCATTATCAGCAAACAACTGCTGCACATAATAACTCGGTGTGGCATAAGATGAAACATTGTCAAACCAGATCAGGTTGGGTGTCCATTGCCAGTCGTTTACATGGGCAAATAATGGTGCATAAGCAGCCATGGTTACCACATCTGCATTCCGTTCCAGGCCTGTCATCCAGGCCGCTTCGGCCAATGCACATAACATTGTATTTTTATTGCCCGGATTGCCAATCCGGATGCTATGGCAGGCATATTCACCAATAAAGATCTTTGGTCCTTTGCGGTCGTAACTGTCGTACTTGCCTGCATTCATCAAAAACCAGTTGGGCGTTTGGTAATAATGCTCGTCAATAATATCCACCTTCATTTTGCGCAATACCGAATCCATGTATTTAAACTGGGGGTTAGGCGTATAACCGGTGCTGGTAATCAATTGTATATTAGGATAACGGGCTTTTATAGCTTTGGTAAACAATTCCAGGCGCTCTACATATTGCGGGCCCCAGTTTTCGTTGCCAATACCCAGTAGTTTCATATTAAAAGGTTCCGGATGCCCCAATTCTGCTCGCCGTTTTCCCCAGGCAGTACTTACCGCACCATTGGCAAACTCAATCAAATCCATTGCATCCTGTACATATTCATCCATCTCATCAGCAGCCACCACCTCACCGGCCCCAAACTGGCAGCTCAGGCCACAGTTTAGTATGGGCATAGGCTCACATTTCATATCAGCACACAATTGGAAATACTCCATAAAGCCCAGGCCATAGCTCTGAAAATAATCCGGCATGGCCCTGCCCGATGCCCCGCCATCTTTCCATTGGTTGGATATCAGTTTTCTTTGTTCCAAAGGCCCGATTGTTTTTTTCCATTGGTAGCGGGTAGTCAGGTCATCACCTTCTACAATACAACCGCCCGGAAAGCGCATAAAACCAGGTTTAATGTCTGCCAGCTTCTGTACCAGGTCGGCACGCATGTTTTGTGCGGAACCTTTCCAGGTATCTGTTGGCATCAAACTTACCCTATCTATATCCATTTTTCCCGTTCCCTCAAACCGCAGCACCAGCCTGCCATTTACCGTGGTATCAGTTGGCGTAATGGTGCCTTCCAGCAGCTTAAATCCAGCGTCATTTCGAGCATCTCGAGAAACCTCTTGAACTGCGCTCCCTACAACACTACCCTTGCTATTAACAATTTCAACCTTCACCTTCAACCCCTCAATATGCTGTCTAACACGCAAACCAACCTTATACCCCAAGCCTTTCTTCACCGTTACCCCGCCAAATCCCTCATTCTGCAGCAACACATTTTCTGGCTTTGTTACCGTTACCTGTAAATACTTCGGGTTATCCGCATTTACCGTAGCCTGGTTAATGATCTGGAACACTTCGTTCCGGCCATAACTTTGCCTGGAAGGCACCGTTTTCCAGCCCATAAAAGCATCCGGAAAATCAAACGAGCGGTTCTTCACCAGTTCGGCATATAAACCCCCATCGGCACCACGGTTAATGTCTTCAAAAAACAGGCCCCACATGGTAGGCTGTATTTTCGCTTTAACCTTGTTCAGGTTTACAATATAATTCTGGGCTTTTGTAAAAAAAGGAAGGGCTAATAACAGGATCAGCAATAGTCGTTTCATGGTTGGTAATTTGGTTAGTTTTATTAAATGTCAATCTTACGTTTAAATGAAATAGTAAGGTTGATCAACTAACACAAATCTCAGTAACGCTGCTTTTTTCAGATTGCACTATATGGAATTATCATAGCACAATTTGTATTTCAGTAATTATATCCTCAGATCTTCAAACTCAAATGAAATATATTTCCTCATTTCTGACCGCCAAAGTGTCAAAACCTTATAAGTTTACAAATACCCACTAAACTTAAAACCAATTATGATAAACAACAAAAGTAAATTGACAAATTACGTCAACTTTTTTATACATTTGAATTATGTACCTGTTGCATAGCGCCAGCCAAATAAAAAAGGCTGCTGTGGTTAAGAGAATCGCACCTGCAGATCTGGTCCAAATTAATAACGAACGATTTGTATTTGATTGGAGTAATATGGCAAAGGATTGTGAGTTGTACCAGCTCAATTTAATTAATGATGATGAAATTTTAGGCATTATGGCAATTAAAGATTCTTCTGAACAACACTGGATTGAAATTAAGCTGCTTGAATCTTCCATGGAAAATGTAGGTAGGCAAAAAGAATATCAAAGAATTGCAGGTACCTTAATGGGCTTTGCTTGTCGGGAAGCTGTTAAAAGACATGCACCATTTCCTTGTGTTTCTTTGGTACCGAAAACAATACTCAAAGAATATTACATACTTAAATATGGAATGCTTGATGGATCTAAGTTCTTATACCTTGATGAAGAGCCTTTGTTACATATGGTAAAAAAATACTATTATGGCAGTTAAAAAGAAAGTTTTAGAGACCTTGACTCCTGAAGAGATTGCTGAGTCATACGTATTACCTTCTCACCTAACGGAAAAGGAACGTGAAGGGGCCGAGGCTGAATTTATCGCAACCATTAATAAACGCAGGTCCTTACACAATCCTACGTTAAACCTTAAATTCAGGTTACTTCAATTTAAACTTCTGATAGAAGATTACATTTCCGGAAATCATTATAACCCTGACTATAACTTCGGTTATTTTTTGAAGTTGTATATGGAAATTATCAATAAAACCCAACAGGATTTTGCAAATGATATTGACATCAGCAAATACCAGCTCAATCATTATTGTCACAACAGGCGGGAACCAAACGATAGTATAATGATCCGATTAGAAATTCATTCTAACAATGCTATACCTGCCGTAAGCTGGCTTAAGGTAGTTGAAAAACAAAAAGAACATTGGCTAAATACCAATCAGTTGCTCCGAAAATCTGAAACCAAACATGTTAGCAATAGGCTACAAGTTATCCTCTAATTACTCGTCAAACAATCATCCCATCTCCCATACACTTTTTTAACGTTTCATATAAAATATGAAAAATATTGAATTCTACATCCGGCCCACCATGACCAGGTCTCGTCCCAAACTTTGTAGCAATCGGTTTGTTATAATTTGAACGAGCCTCCACTCGATAGTAAATATAACATTTATCCGTAAATGGGTAGTAATAACTATTTTCGCTGCTATCTCTATTATTCGCAAGTTTGTTTGACGACAGGAGAAAAGTTAGACATACGCTTGCTATATATAAGTCAATTGCCCCCTTCTCATAAATATGTTTGTTTACTTCCGGGTTATAATCTGCAGAATAACTCTCCGACAACATCAACAAGTTCATTAATAGCGTTTGGTTATCAGGAAACAAGGTCTTTAAATATTCTATCAAAATTATAAAATCAAACAAAAAAGCCGGATAAGTTCGGGAAAGATCTCCGGCAAAAGAGATGTGCCTGCTTTGGTCAAATACAAAATGCGGTGAATGGTCCAGGTTACGTAAGGTTAACAGGCCTTTATCAATTAATGCAGAAAGAATGAAATTCAAACTACGCTTAAATTCTGAATGACCTATATGCTCTTTTATGGATGAATCAGTAATCCACCGCTTTGAGTTAAAAAACTCATTCAGCTTCCGTTTAATCACTTCTTTGGTATCTAAAACAAATGGCTTAACGGAGTAAAATTTATTCATATAGCCCCCGTAATCTACATCCTTCCCATACCTATGTTGATACATCTTTCTCACATTATCAATGTCACATACAAATACCACCTTGTCAAAACCAAACTTATTTTTTTCGTTTATTGAATCAAAATGAGCGCTAAAAATGTTAAACAACCTAAAAATATGGTCAGGATCTAGCCTATCCAAATCATCAATAACCAACACATTTTGGCTGCCTTCTTTTTTCCCTCGCAAGTCAGCTAGGCAGTTACTTATGATGATAGAAACGTCATCCATTTCACGAATACTCCCCTTTAATTTATCGAACTGTTTCAGGTATTGTTTTATCGTCATTTCATTAACGTTCTCTACCTTGTCCGAATAATCCTTAAATTCAACCCCTAGCTTATCCACGCTTTCTAGTACCTCGTGAACAGGCTTACCAATACCGCTCATTGCTGCTATTAATGGCTTAAGCAAACTGTTAATATTAACAGAATTATTATGCAATAAAAAGGCTTGGAGTCTAAGCGCTAGCGAAAACTCCTGGCTCTTCAAAGTTTCAACATCATCTTTATAATTTACAAGTAGTTCTGCTATGATGTCAAATTTGATCAGTTCAAAAATATCCTGGTTAGTAGCCACCGAGTAGTGAACCGGATATAAATTAAACGTATTGTATTTGTGGCTATACTTAGCAAAAAAATCTCTCAAAAAAGTTGATTTTCCTGAACCAAATGGCCCTGAAACCAAAATTCTAGAATTAACTTCTTCAGACAAGTGGTCAAAAAAAACTTGCTGTAGGTCATTCGATTCTATAATTATATTAGATATTCTTTTTCGCATTAAATAAGCCGTTTTAATCTTTTAATTTTTAAAAAATGCAACCTTCTAATTCCTTATACACATTCATATCTTCCTTAACATGCCCAGAAAGTGTTATCTTAAATTTATCCGGATTAATGGAGCTAGTTATTCCGCAAAAATTCCTGATGTGATTTACCAGAC from Pedobacter africanus includes:
- a CDS encoding aminotransferase class I/II-fold pyridoxal phosphate-dependent enzyme: MNIPYLDFPNASFKDYEYIPGQNFYQWARHFAAYVDNWRSRGHWNYRQECLSGCGSEVLLNLDGKGPKNYVAMVFSDYLGHAIHPKVIAKGVEYMQKYGMGVAASPAIGGHMDFHRELEEKTAAFFRRQAAILFTTGYTANTATIMALLKGDRAIAIVDASIHASMYEGIRGIKYVPFYHNNMESLERKLKENCGRYDTMMVIVDGVYSQPADICPLKDVVFLCKKYGAKLAMDDAHGVGVLGETGRGVIELYDAWQDVDVITGTFSKTFGHVGGYVVGDEELITYLKYQAGQHIFSVAPTPAAACLLKSIDLIDEEPQNRLKLWVNIRHLKDGLHSMGFDTGTSASAIVPVKTGNAAMNAEICKWLLYAGVYTNQIGYPAVPKKHAVIRQSVMATHDIPQMDRVLEGWAYVKKKLGTNNCK
- a CDS encoding helix-turn-helix transcriptional regulator; protein product: MMKMTIGEKMARLREQAGKTAEELADYMKMNVETYVKMEDDFIYPNDNQITRLGKFYGMSYQEVLDVGEE
- a CDS encoding alpha-L-arabinofuranosidase C-terminal domain-containing protein; amino-acid sequence: MKRLLLILLLALPFFTKAQNYIVNLNKVKAKIQPTMWGLFFEDINRGADGGLYAELVKNRSFDFPDAFMGWKTVPSRQSYGRNEVFQIINQATVNADNPKYLQVTVTKPENVLLQNEGFGGVTVKKGLGYKVGLRVRQHIEGLKVKVEIVNSKGSVVGSAVQEVSRDARNDAGFKLLEGTITPTDTTVNGRLVLRFEGTGKMDIDRVSLMPTDTWKGSAQNMRADLVQKLADIKPGFMRFPGGCIVEGDDLTTRYQWKKTIGPLEQRKLISNQWKDGGASGRAMPDYFQSYGLGFMEYFQLCADMKCEPMPILNCGLSCQFGAGEVVAADEMDEYVQDAMDLIEFANGAVSTAWGKRRAELGHPEPFNMKLLGIGNENWGPQYVERLELFTKAIKARYPNIQLITSTGYTPNPQFKYMDSVLRKMKVDIIDEHYYQTPNWFLMNAGKYDSYDRKGPKIFIGEYACHSIRIGNPGNKNTMLCALAEAAWMTGLERNADVVTMAAYAPLFAHVNDWQWTPNLIWFDNVSSYATPSYYVQQLFADNAGTEVLPLTVNGESIAGQDSVWASAAVDRKAGELILKMVNPSGTTKLKVIEAAGLKAAAKGTMTVLKGDLNAVNSIEMPELVKPVTSAFVAKGKKLEVKLEPHSFTVLRLKMK
- a CDS encoding helix-turn-helix domain-containing protein, whose translation is MAVKKKVLETLTPEEIAESYVLPSHLTEKEREGAEAEFIATINKRRSLHNPTLNLKFRLLQFKLLIEDYISGNHYNPDYNFGYFLKLYMEIINKTQQDFANDIDISKYQLNHYCHNRREPNDSIMIRLEIHSNNAIPAVSWLKVVEKQKEHWLNTNQLLRKSETKHVSNRLQVIL
- a CDS encoding P-loop NTPase fold protein, whose translation is MRKRISNIIIESNDLQQVFFDHLSEEVNSRILVSGPFGSGKSTFLRDFFAKYSHKYNTFNLYPVHYSVATNQDIFELIKFDIIAELLVNYKDDVETLKSQEFSLALRLQAFLLHNNSVNINSLLKPLIAAMSGIGKPVHEVLESVDKLGVEFKDYSDKVENVNEMTIKQYLKQFDKLKGSIREMDDVSIIISNCLADLRGKKEGSQNVLVIDDLDRLDPDHIFRLFNIFSAHFDSINEKNKFGFDKVVFVCDIDNVRKMYQHRYGKDVDYGGYMNKFYSVKPFVLDTKEVIKRKLNEFFNSKRWITDSSIKEHIGHSEFKRSLNFILSALIDKGLLTLRNLDHSPHFVFDQSRHISFAGDLSRTYPAFLFDFIILIEYLKTLFPDNQTLLMNLLMLSESYSADYNPEVNKHIYEKGAIDLYIASVCLTFLLSSNKLANNRDSSENSYYYPFTDKCYIYYRVEARSNYNKPIATKFGTRPGHGGPDVEFNIFHILYETLKKCMGDGMIV